One genomic segment of bacterium includes these proteins:
- the rfbA gene encoding glucose-1-phosphate thymidylyltransferase RfbA, with product MKGIILAGGSGTRLYPVTLSVCKQLLPVYDKPMIYYPLSVLMLAGIREILIISTPQDLPRFKEIFRDGSQLGLKFSYKEQLNPNGLAEAFILGEEFIGKSSVCLVLGDNIFYGHNLTELLRKASNNVGEKGGAVILGYYVNDPERYGVAEFDKKGKVVSIEEKPKVPKSNYAVTGLYFYDNEVVKIAKNLKPSERGELEITDVNRKYLQREKLSVELLGRGYAWLDTGTHESLSDASLFIKAIEDRQGLKVACIEEIAYILGYISKKDLLKLAEPLKKNQYGNYLINLTTKNF from the coding sequence ATGAAAGGCATAATTCTAGCCGGCGGAAGCGGCACAAGACTTTATCCTGTTACATTGTCGGTATGTAAACAGCTTTTGCCTGTTTATGACAAACCGATGATTTATTATCCGCTGTCGGTGTTGATGCTTGCAGGGATAAGAGAAATTCTTATTATTTCCACCCCTCAGGACCTGCCGAGATTTAAGGAAATATTCCGCGATGGAAGCCAGTTAGGTTTGAAGTTTTCATATAAGGAACAGTTAAATCCGAACGGTCTGGCGGAGGCATTTATTCTTGGGGAGGAATTTATAGGCAAAAGCAGTGTTTGTCTTGTTCTTGGTGATAATATATTTTACGGCCATAATCTGACGGAATTGCTGCGTAAAGCCTCAAATAATGTCGGTGAAAAAGGCGGGGCTGTAATTTTGGGATATTATGTAAATGACCCTGAAAGGTATGGAGTCGCTGAATTTGATAAAAAAGGAAAGGTTGTCTCGATAGAAGAAAAACCAAAAGTTCCAAAATCCAATTACGCGGTAACCGGTCTTTATTTTTATGATAACGAAGTCGTAAAAATAGCGAAAAATCTTAAGCCCTCGGAAAGAGGCGAATTGGAAATAACGGATGTCAATAGAAAATACCTGCAAAGGGAAAAACTCAGTGTTGAATTACTGGGGAGGGGTTACGCGTGGCTTGACACGGGCACGCATGAGAGCCTCTCAGACGCGAGTCTATTTATTAAAGCGATCGAAGACAGGCAGGGATTGAAGGTGGCCTGTATAGAAGAAATAGCTTATATTCTGGGATATATATCGAAAAAAGATTTACTCAAACTTGCCGAGCCTCTTAAGAAAAATCAATATGGTAATTATCTTATAAATTTGACAACCAAGAATTTTTGA
- a CDS encoding ribbon-helix-helix protein, CopG family, translating into MAKINISMSDDILAEIENKRKEKHLTRSGFLRKAFESYIRVLEDEKLEEEKKRGIEKAIELQNEIREKVGEYDFAEDLRKWREGRK; encoded by the coding sequence ATGGCAAAAATAAATATTTCAATGTCAGATGACATCTTAGCAGAAATAGAGAATAAGCGGAAAGAAAAACATTTGACCCGGTCAGGTTTTTTACGCAAGGCCTTTGAGTCCTATATTCGTGTTTTGGAAGATGAAAAACTGGAAGAAGAAAAAAAAAGAGGGATTGAGAAAGCAATTGAACTTCAAAATGAGATTCGAGAAAAGGTAGGTGAATATGATTTTGCTGAAGATCTAAGAAAATGGAGAGAAGGCCGTAAATGA
- a CDS encoding type II toxin-antitoxin system VapC family toxin, with the protein MKLLKRLTYVLDASVILKWHTKENEKNIENAYRLREDFRTRKIEIIAPELLIYEVANVLRYKSALEEKLILNAITGIYEMRILRPANEDVMKEAVRLARKYDITVYDSAYISLANNFGCSLITADKKLLEKIGLLSNILFLNKY; encoded by the coding sequence ATGAAGCTTTTGAAAAGATTAACTTATGTGTTAGATGCTTCCGTGATTTTAAAATGGCATACAAAAGAAAATGAAAAAAACATTGAGAACGCATACAGGCTTAGAGAGGATTTCAGAACCAGAAAAATAGAGATAATAGCTCCTGAATTGCTGATTTATGAGGTGGCTAATGTCCTTCGTTATAAAAGCGCATTGGAAGAAAAACTGATTTTAAACGCGATAACAGGTATCTATGAAATGAGAATTTTGAGGCCGGCAAACGAGGATGTTATGAAAGAAGCTGTCAGACTGGCGCGTAAATATGATATCACCGTTTATGATTCTGCTTACATAAGTCTCGCGAATAATTTCGGTTGTTCTTTAATTACCGCTGATAAAAAACTTTTAGAGAAGATTGGTTTACTTTCTAATATTCTGTTTTTAAATAAGTATTAA
- the rfbC gene encoding dTDP-4-dehydrorhamnose 3,5-epimerase, whose translation MNFIKTEIPDVFIIEPKVYFDERGYFFESYKASLFERNIGKINFVQDNESKSTYGIVRGLHYQIPPFTQSKLVRVIKGKILDVAVDIRKGSPTFSKYVAIELSETNKKQLFVPRGFAHGFAVLSDECIVAYKADNYYSPESEKGVQFDDKTLNIDWKINKNDIIVCKRDSNFPSLDNAEIFDYSAKSYE comes from the coding sequence GTGAATTTTATAAAAACGGAAATACCGGATGTTTTTATCATAGAGCCTAAAGTTTATTTTGATGAAAGAGGATATTTTTTTGAAAGCTATAAGGCCTCTTTATTTGAAAGAAACATCGGAAAAATAAATTTCGTGCAGGATAACGAATCAAAGTCGACTTACGGTATTGTTAGAGGACTGCATTATCAAATCCCGCCTTTCACCCAAAGCAAGCTTGTAAGGGTTATTAAAGGAAAGATATTGGATGTTGCCGTGGACATCAGAAAAGGCTCTCCCACGTTTTCAAAATACGTTGCGATCGAGCTCAGCGAAACAAACAAGAAACAATTATTCGTCCCGAGGGGGTTTGCTCACGGCTTCGCGGTTTTGAGCGATGAATGCATTGTGGCCTATAAGGCTGATAATTATTATTCGCCGGAATCCGAAAAAGGGGTACAGTTTGATGACAAAACTTTAAATATCGACTGGAAAATAAACAAAAACGATATAATTGTCTGCAAAAGAGACAGTAATTTTCCCTCTCTCGATAATGCTGAGATTTTTGATTACAGCGCAAAATCATACGAATAA
- the rfbB gene encoding dTDP-glucose 4,6-dehydratase — MKTILITGGCGFIGSNFVPYFIEKYQDYFLINLDKLTYAGDPENLKEIEGHPRYKFVQGDICDGKLVKSLFEEFDVKGVIHFAAESHVDNSIEGPEVFVRTNVLGTFTLIDTARSHWMAGPFEYKPSCENTRFHHISTDEVYGTLGETGYFTEETPYRPNSPYSASKASSDMVVRSYFHTYGLNTVITNCSNNYGPKQHKEKLIPVIIRAAVNGKPIPIYGDGKNIRDWLYVLDHCKGIDLAFHKGEKGETYNIGGKNEKTNIYIAGKICDVLDMLYPVAISYRDLITFVKDRPGHDKRYAIDTAKIETKLGWRAEENFESGIVKTINWYLKNWGII; from the coding sequence ATGAAAACGATTCTAATAACGGGTGGCTGTGGTTTTATAGGAAGCAATTTCGTCCCGTATTTTATCGAAAAATACCAGGATTATTTTTTAATTAACCTTGATAAGCTGACATACGCCGGTGATCCTGAAAATTTAAAGGAAATAGAAGGGCACCCGCGATATAAATTTGTCCAGGGCGATATTTGTGACGGTAAGCTGGTGAAATCCCTGTTTGAGGAGTTTGATGTTAAGGGAGTCATTCACTTTGCCGCCGAATCCCATGTGGACAATTCCATAGAAGGTCCGGAAGTTTTTGTGCGGACTAATGTATTAGGGACTTTTACGTTAATCGACACGGCAAGAAGCCATTGGATGGCGGGGCCGTTCGAATATAAGCCTTCGTGTGAAAATACGCGGTTTCATCATATATCGACCGACGAAGTTTACGGGACGCTCGGAGAAACGGGATATTTTACCGAAGAAACGCCTTATCGCCCCAACAGCCCGTACTCCGCAAGCAAGGCATCGAGCGACATGGTTGTCAGGAGTTATTTTCACACATATGGATTGAATACCGTAATAACAAATTGTTCTAATAATTACGGCCCCAAACAACATAAGGAAAAACTTATTCCCGTCATTATAAGAGCGGCGGTAAACGGGAAACCAATTCCTATTTATGGCGATGGTAAAAATATCAGAGACTGGCTGTATGTTCTTGACCATTGCAAGGGGATTGATCTCGCCTTTCACAAAGGAGAAAAAGGCGAAACTTACAACATCGGCGGAAAAAATGAGAAAACGAATATTTATATCGCGGGAAAAATCTGTGATGTTTTAGATATGCTTTACCCTGTAGCGATAAGTTACAGGGACTTGATAACATTCGTAAAAGACAGGCCCGGCCATGACAAAAGGTATGCGATAGACACGGCAAAAATAGAGACAAAACTCGGGTGGAGAGCAGAAGAAAATTTTGAAAGCGGGATTGTTAAAACAATAAACTGGTATTTGAAAAACTGGGGAATTATTTAA
- a CDS encoding glycosyltransferase family 2 protein, with the protein MEKSVSIVIANWNGEKVIVKCLDSLKEACRFYSGQVEIIVVDDESSDGSRDIIKSSYPEIKLIVNEKNKGFGETSNRGIREGKNAVVILLNNDVEVEKNFISPLVSHFEDTSVFAVSCRSFFHDRKTFNEGRKVPRFTRGFIRFPSLSNREPADDLIKKTKTFYSFYAVGGHCAYSRDKFLELEGFNPLYYPFYWEDVDICYRAWKRGWRTIYEPKSVVYHGPHGVIKEKNRNHYVKTIMNRNRILLVWKNCEAGTIFLYHFFPLVWKLVTYLFILDFDFYRSFVMAVREIQCVQKERKKEKKIIAVTDKEIFRSCAEML; encoded by the coding sequence ATGGAAAAATCTGTCAGTATTGTAATTGCAAATTGGAATGGCGAAAAGGTCATTGTAAAATGTCTTGATTCGTTGAAAGAGGCATGTCGTTTTTACAGCGGCCAGGTTGAAATAATTGTGGTTGATGATGAGAGCAGCGATGGAAGCAGGGATATTATTAAAAGCAGTTATCCTGAAATTAAATTGATAGTAAATGAAAAAAATAAAGGTTTTGGAGAAACGTCAAACCGCGGCATTAGAGAGGGTAAAAATGCTGTAGTCATTTTGCTGAATAATGATGTTGAAGTGGAAAAAAATTTTATAAGCCCCCTGGTTTCTCATTTTGAAGATACTTCTGTTTTCGCGGTAAGCTGCCGATCTTTTTTTCATGACAGGAAAACCTTTAACGAGGGCAGGAAAGTGCCCAGGTTTACCCGCGGGTTTATCAGGTTTCCATCTTTATCCAATAGAGAACCTGCAGATGATTTGATTAAAAAAACAAAAACTTTTTATTCCTTTTACGCAGTCGGCGGGCATTGCGCTTATTCACGCGATAAATTTCTGGAACTGGAAGGGTTTAATCCGCTGTACTATCCGTTTTATTGGGAGGATGTGGATATCTGTTACAGGGCGTGGAAGAGAGGCTGGAGAACCATTTATGAGCCGAAGAGTGTTGTTTATCACGGTCCGCACGGGGTAATTAAGGAAAAGAATAGAAATCATTATGTGAAAACGATAATGAACCGCAACAGGATTTTGCTTGTATGGAAGAACTGCGAGGCAGGGACTATTTTTCTTTATCACTTTTTCCCGCTTGTTTGGAAACTGGTTACTTATCTTTTTATTTTGGATTTTGATTTTTATCGTTCTTTTGTTATGGCAGTTAGAGAAATTCAATGTGTCCAAAAGGAAAGAAAAAAAGAAAAAAAAATTATTGCCGTGACCGATAAAGAGATATTCCGGTCCTGTGCCGAAATGCTATAG